Proteins from a genomic interval of Maylandia zebra isolate NMK-2024a linkage group LG15, Mzebra_GT3a, whole genome shotgun sequence:
- the LOC101470461 gene encoding gap junction Cx32.2 protein, with protein sequence MGEWSFLSDLLDKVQFHSTFLGKVWMSVLFLFRIFILAAGVDKIWGDEQSNMKCNILTPGCKNSCYDHTFPLSHTRFWVLQILTVSTPTLIYLGHVLLVIRKENKRRRRLEEKRKKQEMIKAPKYSNEHGKVHLKGALLVSYTFQLLFKILLEVAFIVGQYYLYGFILMPNKVSCFKDPCKTEVHCFISRSTEKSVFIIFMLAMAVFSVILNIVEIFYLMISKIKERKRRTSSSIPPEGFNLNNPNPNSTERVTWC encoded by the coding sequence ATGGGGGAGTGGTCCTTTCTGTCTGATTTGTTAGACAAGGTGCAGTTTCACTCCACCTTCTTGGGAAAGGTCTGGATGAGTGTTCTTTTTCTCTTCAGGATCTTCATTCTGGCAGCTGGTGTCGATAAAATATGGGGAGACGAACAATCAAACATGAAGTGTAATATCCTAACGCCTGGATGCAAGAATTCTTGCTATGATCACACCTTTCCTTTGTCTCATACACGCTTCTGGGTGCTCCAGATTCTCACTGTCTCCACGCCAACGCTTATCTATCTGGGCCACGTCTTACTAGTGATTCGTAAAGAGAACAAACGGAGAAGACGCctggaggaaaaaaggaaaaagcaggAGATGATTAAAGCCCCCAAGTATTCAAATGAACATGGCAAAGTGCACCTCAAAGGCGCCTTGCTGGTCAGCTACACGTTTCAATTGCTGTTCAAGATTTTGCTTGAAGTAGCATTCATTGTAGGACAGTACTACCTCTATGGCTTCATACTTATGCCAAATAAGGTTTCTTGTTTCAAGGACCCATGTAAGACAGAGGTACACTGCTTCATTAGTCGCTCCACAGAGAAAAGCGTCTTTATTATCTTCATGTTAGCAATGGCtgtgttttctgtcattttaaacATTGTGGAGATATTTTACCTGATGATCTCAAAGATAAAGGAGAGGAAAAGAAGGACCAGCAGCTCCATTCCACCAGAGGGATTCAATCTCAACAACCCAAATCCCAATTCAACTGAGAGAGTTACATGGTGTTGA